The Euphorbia lathyris chromosome 8, ddEupLath1.1, whole genome shotgun sequence genome has a window encoding:
- the LOC136203632 gene encoding succinate dehydrogenase subunit 6, mitochondrial encodes MESSFKKQLEEYKEFWGERFFFLDNYSRFIKRGNPLPSWSSSDIDDFIASDPVHGASLKTVREAANFGLTGSLIGAVSTAGVAWKYSRSLHGTALSFVAGGAFGWTFGHEVANHWLQLYRLDRTGAQVKFMEWWEKKCEGRS; translated from the exons ATGGAGTCGTCCTTTAAGAAGCAATTGGAAGAATACAAGGAATTTTGGGGGGAAAGATTTTTCTTCCTTGATAATTATTCTAGATTCATCAAGCGTGGTAACCCCCTTCCTTCTTGGTCTTCCTCTGATATTGATGACTTCATCGCTTCAGATCCCGTCCATGGCGCATCT CTTAAAACTGTAAGGGAAGCAGCAAACTTTGGTCTTACAGGAAGTTTAATTGGTGCAGTATCTACCGCAGGCGTTGCCTGGAAATATTCGAGGAGTTTACATG GTACGGCGCTATCCTTTGTTGCTGGAGGTGCTTTTGGTTGGACCTTTGGACATGAAGTTGCAAATCACTGGCTGCAACTCTATAGGTTGGACAGGACGGGTGCACAAGTTAAGTTTATGGAGTGGTGGGAGAAGAAATGTGAAGGAAGGTCTTAA